A genome region from Halorussus pelagicus includes the following:
- a CDS encoding DUF7519 family protein, whose product MMDEHDATDSTANWAPTRASTAVALLGTAGGVAGLSATVGVVRGALAAAAGAVCLAAALWLLTRDRWRVPATLAGSLLLVPAGTAVAAGIGYETLVAFAASFPASSPTRVVGESLRIVGVLAVLWGGTVAVFGAAASVRGVATSWSVSKSLDVTNRVAVLPFVLFLALAGHALLTNFEVGAAGVVGDFVSMATDWLFAPSGGEIHLLSFGLLAAAATLASYLAVRDLPTEELAGDAELGDVRVAALAAGLQRALGQLLGLGVVALPVVFLVELGISESVVESALPGAVRDFLVTLTATPGVRTALWWLALVAGALALVAALVRRSSRTSTREMLVGYAPFLAGMAVVASVGVVHRPLLDALVGFVAGRLDAPLAGRFRDLSEGVVTFYGGETVVLGLTAGVLLLAVVSLFALWVAFALGFVTDRAAGPALAGGGLFVAAAFAGTVSAPTWLVFAALVAALAVWDAGEFATTLGSEVGRRAATRKVELLHGLGVLAVGVCAALAAGLLARDLPAGRSGELGGTSLALLGAVAGVVLLVTALR is encoded by the coding sequence ATGATGGACGAACACGACGCGACCGACTCGACGGCGAACTGGGCACCGACGAGAGCGAGTACCGCGGTCGCGCTACTGGGCACTGCTGGCGGCGTCGCGGGCCTGAGCGCGACTGTCGGGGTGGTGAGGGGCGCGCTCGCCGCCGCGGCGGGCGCAGTCTGTCTCGCGGCCGCGCTCTGGTTGCTGACGCGCGACCGGTGGCGCGTGCCCGCGACGCTGGCGGGGAGTCTCCTGCTGGTTCCCGCGGGGACCGCAGTCGCGGCGGGCATCGGCTACGAGACGCTGGTCGCGTTCGCGGCCTCGTTCCCGGCGTCGTCGCCGACCCGCGTGGTCGGCGAGTCGCTTCGCATCGTCGGCGTGCTGGCGGTCCTCTGGGGCGGCACGGTCGCGGTCTTCGGCGCGGCGGCGTCGGTCCGAGGCGTCGCCACCTCGTGGTCCGTCTCGAAGTCCCTCGACGTTACGAACCGGGTCGCGGTGCTTCCGTTCGTCCTGTTCCTCGCGCTCGCGGGCCACGCACTCCTGACGAACTTCGAGGTCGGCGCGGCGGGTGTGGTCGGCGACTTCGTGTCGATGGCGACCGACTGGTTGTTCGCGCCCTCGGGAGGGGAGATTCACCTGCTCTCGTTCGGCCTGCTGGCCGCGGCCGCAACGCTCGCCAGTTACCTCGCGGTTCGGGACCTCCCGACCGAGGAACTGGCAGGGGACGCCGAACTCGGCGATGTGAGGGTCGCGGCCCTCGCGGCGGGCCTTCAGCGCGCGCTTGGGCAACTCCTCGGACTCGGCGTCGTCGCGCTCCCGGTCGTCTTCCTCGTCGAACTGGGGATTTCCGAGTCGGTGGTCGAGAGCGCGCTCCCCGGCGCGGTCCGGGACTTCCTCGTCACCCTCACGGCGACGCCGGGCGTCCGGACCGCGCTCTGGTGGCTCGCGCTCGTCGCGGGCGCGCTGGCACTTGTGGCGGCGCTGGTCCGGCGCTCGTCGCGCACCTCCACGCGGGAGATGCTGGTCGGCTACGCGCCGTTCCTCGCCGGGATGGCAGTCGTCGCGTCGGTCGGCGTGGTTCACCGACCGCTCCTCGACGCGCTCGTCGGCTTCGTCGCCGGGCGACTCGACGCGCCGCTGGCGGGGCGCTTCCGGGACCTCTCGGAGGGCGTCGTAACGTTCTACGGCGGCGAGACGGTCGTCCTCGGTCTGACCGCGGGCGTGCTTTTGCTCGCGGTGGTGAGTCTCTTCGCGCTCTGGGTCGCGTTCGCGCTCGGGTTCGTCACCGACCGCGCGGCCGGTCCGGCGCTCGCGGGGGGCGGTCTCTTCGTCGCCGCGGCGTTCGCCGGGACTGTGAGCGCGCCGACGTGGCTCGTCTTCGCCGCGCTCGTCGCCGCGCTGGCGGTCTGGGACGCCGGGGAGTTCGCCACGACGCTCGGGTCGGAGGTCGGCCGCCGCGCGGCGACTCGGAAGGTCGAACTGCTCCACGGTCTCGGCGTCCTCGCGGTCGGGGTCTGCGCCGCGCTCGCGGCCGGTCTGCTCGCGCGGGACCTGCCCGCTGGACGTTCGGGCGAGTTGGGCGGCACGTCGCTCGCGCTGTTGGGTGCCGTCGCAGGCGTGGTCCTGCTGGTGACGGCGCTCCGGTGA
- a CDS encoding transglutaminaseTgpA domain-containing protein: MPTKPSPLLPDDEQSRDRLRAALAACCVLAVVLAGTLVPAVSGAGLGSSPIGSVVPQPNVDPYGLSEGSGGTGSGGGLGALNPGDQTDVGGSLASEGTSAFRSQNAETHFQVQSSVPAYWRTGAYDTYTGSGWESSGERRPYDGPIEDAAIQGREVQYRVTLQRSATALPSVWRANSVEADADSLYVTDDRAFESQSPISPGTTYSGVSHLPARDPNVLRTAGSDYPDEIERRYTDLPGDADRRIGRFTDDLTADASSPYESATRIESWLESNKNYSLNVSEPAGEDVASQFVFDMEKGYCEYFATSMTVMLRSQDIPARYVVGYSTGQSVGANTYEVRGMNAHAWVEAYFPDVGWVKFDPTPGRERLDAEQRALTNQTDADPSDYSPNESGSPDERFSPNKTATDPGEGDPTATSGGSGGTRTGASGTDSSPEGETPTDSTESGETPAETTATDSDETTTGEDAGETTTETDSRTTDQYSVRLNRTPVPGATVEVTVTDEGTPAIGVPVFFNGEQVGITDTEGTVTGQVPYAENLRIAVGGTSDDDVVEGVAGPPTNFDAAFSLSDPPRSLSSSSFSPSPRALAQENGSNATDGTEYPLATDASLAVSGDVATGREVVVTATVEGVAVRNADVTLDGETVGTTDRNGRLRVRLPDSPGNVTLAVSRGSVSGERTLSLPRLELDVDPQFPLALPGTAVEISATYGGDPLTDATVEVAGANETTGINGTATASLPVQRSAEVVVSAEGQTRRATVSGLLVNLAGVLSGLALVLGGLAFGASRRGWTLRRLVAALAGTVRAIPDLAVAALFGAADRLARAVETVLDALEELAAGETTVSELLARLRAWFAERVRAVRAGSLRSLGGGPTPDVSGSEDAEAADSYRTLREAWATFLRVVSVRRPEASTPGELADHAVSEDGLPPAAVVTLRDAFRDVEYGARSPSDRLAHVEEAIDAIERAAREGSDARDSRDARSGGDD, from the coding sequence ATGCCAACGAAGCCGTCACCTCTGTTGCCCGACGACGAACAGTCCCGCGACCGACTCCGCGCCGCGCTCGCGGCGTGTTGCGTCCTCGCGGTCGTCCTCGCGGGCACCCTCGTCCCCGCCGTCTCGGGGGCCGGACTCGGGAGTTCCCCCATCGGGTCCGTCGTCCCCCAACCGAACGTTGACCCCTACGGACTCTCGGAGGGGAGCGGCGGGACCGGAAGCGGCGGCGGACTCGGCGCGCTGAATCCCGGCGACCAGACCGACGTCGGCGGGTCGCTGGCGAGCGAGGGGACCAGCGCCTTCCGGTCCCAGAACGCCGAGACCCACTTTCAGGTGCAGAGTTCGGTCCCCGCCTACTGGCGGACCGGTGCGTACGACACCTACACCGGGTCGGGGTGGGAGTCCTCCGGCGAGCGCCGACCCTACGATGGACCCATCGAGGACGCGGCGATTCAGGGCCGAGAGGTCCAGTATCGCGTCACGCTCCAGCGGTCGGCGACCGCGCTCCCGAGCGTCTGGCGCGCGAACTCCGTCGAAGCGGACGCCGACTCGCTGTACGTCACCGACGACAGGGCCTTCGAGAGCCAATCCCCGATTTCGCCGGGGACGACCTACTCCGGGGTCAGCCACCTGCCCGCCCGCGACCCGAACGTTCTCCGGACCGCGGGGAGCGACTACCCGGACGAAATCGAGCGGCGCTACACCGACCTGCCGGGCGACGCCGACCGCCGCATCGGGCGGTTCACCGACGACCTGACCGCGGACGCCTCCTCGCCCTACGAGTCCGCGACGCGAATCGAGTCGTGGCTCGAATCGAACAAGAACTACTCGCTGAACGTCTCGGAACCCGCGGGCGAGGACGTGGCCTCGCAGTTCGTCTTCGACATGGAGAAGGGCTACTGCGAATATTTCGCCACCTCGATGACGGTGATGCTCCGCTCGCAGGACATCCCCGCGCGCTACGTCGTGGGCTACTCTACCGGCCAGTCGGTCGGCGCGAACACCTACGAGGTCCGCGGGATGAACGCCCACGCGTGGGTCGAGGCGTACTTCCCAGATGTCGGATGGGTAAAATTCGACCCGACACCCGGACGCGAGCGCCTCGACGCCGAACAGCGCGCCCTGACGAATCAGACCGACGCCGACCCGAGCGACTACTCGCCCAACGAGTCAGGCAGTCCCGACGAGCGGTTCTCACCGAACAAGACGGCCACCGACCCCGGCGAGGGCGACCCGACCGCGACGAGCGGCGGAAGCGGCGGGACCCGAACCGGCGCGTCGGGGACTGACTCCTCGCCGGAGGGCGAGACGCCCACCGACTCGACGGAGAGCGGCGAGACGCCCGCGGAGACGACCGCGACCGACTCCGACGAGACGACGACCGGCGAGGACGCCGGAGAGACGACCACGGAGACCGACTCTCGGACGACCGACCAGTACAGCGTCAGACTCAATCGTACCCCGGTCCCCGGCGCGACGGTCGAGGTGACCGTCACCGACGAGGGAACCCCCGCCATCGGCGTCCCGGTCTTCTTCAACGGGGAACAGGTCGGCATCACCGACACCGAGGGGACGGTGACCGGGCAGGTCCCCTACGCCGAGAATCTGCGGATAGCGGTCGGCGGCACGTCGGACGATGACGTGGTCGAGGGTGTCGCCGGGCCGCCGACGAATTTCGACGCCGCGTTCTCGCTGTCGGACCCGCCGCGCTCGCTCTCTTCCTCTTCCTTTTCCCCTTCACCGCGCGCTCTCGCGCAGGAAAACGGGAGCAACGCCACCGACGGCACCGAGTACCCGCTGGCGACCGACGCCTCGCTCGCCGTCTCGGGCGACGTGGCCACGGGGCGCGAAGTCGTCGTGACCGCGACGGTCGAGGGCGTGGCGGTCCGGAACGCCGACGTGACCCTCGACGGCGAGACGGTCGGCACGACCGACCGGAACGGCCGTCTCCGGGTCCGACTCCCCGACTCGCCGGGCAACGTCACGCTCGCGGTTTCCCGCGGGTCGGTCTCGGGCGAGCGCACCCTCTCGCTCCCGCGCCTCGAACTCGACGTTGACCCACAGTTCCCGCTCGCGCTCCCCGGCACCGCGGTCGAAATCAGCGCGACCTACGGCGGCGACCCGCTGACGGACGCCACAGTGGAAGTCGCGGGCGCGAACGAGACCACCGGCATCAACGGCACGGCGACGGCCTCGCTCCCCGTCCAGCGGAGCGCCGAGGTCGTCGTCTCCGCGGAGGGCCAGACGCGCCGAGCGACCGTCTCGGGACTGCTGGTCAACCTCGCCGGGGTCCTCAGCGGTCTCGCACTCGTCCTCGGCGGACTCGCTTTCGGGGCCTCCCGCCGGGGGTGGACGCTCCGGCGACTCGTCGCCGCGCTCGCCGGGACCGTGCGCGCGATTCCGGACCTCGCGGTCGCCGCGCTGTTCGGCGCGGCCGACCGCCTCGCGCGGGCCGTCGAGACGGTCCTCGACGCGCTCGAAGAACTCGCCGCGGGCGAGACGACGGTCTCGGAACTGCTCGCGCGACTCCGGGCGTGGTTCGCCGAGCGCGTGCGGGCGGTCCGCGCGGGGTCGTTGCGGTCGCTCGGCGGCGGTCCCACGCCGGACGTTTCGGGGTCTGAGGACGCCGAGGCGGCCGACTCCTACCGAACGCTCCGGGAGGCGTGGGCGACGTTCCTCCGAGTCGTCTCGGTCCGGCGACCGGAGGCCTCGACGCCCGGCGAACTCGCCGACCACGCGGTCAGCGAGGACGGCCTGCCGCCCGCCGCGGTCGTCACCCTGCGCGACGCCTTCCGGGACGTTGAGTACGGCGCGCGCTCACCGAGCGACCGCCTCGCCCACGTCGAGGAGGCAATCGACGCCATCGAGCGTGCGGCCCGCGAGGGGAGCGACGCGCGCGATTCCCGCGACGCCCGCTCGGGAGGTGACGACTGA
- a CDS encoding zinc ribbon domain-containing protein: protein MPSDEIHDDDGCPKCGHTETDVGTISTTGGGLSKMFDIQTNQFQVVSCLSCGYSELYRDTGSTGSDIVDVFLG from the coding sequence ATGCCCTCCGACGAAATCCACGACGACGACGGCTGTCCGAAGTGCGGCCACACCGAGACCGACGTGGGAACGATTTCGACGACCGGCGGCGGTCTCTCGAAGATGTTCGACATTCAGACCAACCAGTTTCAGGTCGTCTCGTGCCTGAGCTGCGGCTACTCGGAACTCTACCGCGACACTGGCTCCACGGGGAGCGACATCGTGGACGTGTTCCTCGGTTGA
- a CDS encoding DUF58 domain-containing protein, with amino-acid sequence MTRTRVPRFRGALAGTLLLTTLGLLYAEARLFAAAAVPLAYVAVGALSSLSGATEPEVTRAFDPASPPPGGEVEVTLTVHNPGESALADVRIVDGVPDELAVSSGSPRAAVALRPGEEATVSYSVVAKRGDYEFGDPAVRVRTVSGTDRVTTAVEADGETTLSCSRSVADPPFGRASPRRVGTHTTDSGGEGIEFHSTREYRPGDPISRLDWRRFAKTGDLTTVRFREERAARTVVVVDARPVARTTPSAGYPNGAALSAYAAERLYDALTGANVATSVTAVGLGEDDLEGGLPPDDLPWADSDGAGSARLVFDAVGRAADRDDPDSVPTDGTSPVTATAAAAADGGVPDGSSDPADAMTRRLLARLPGDAQVVVVSPVLDDWPESLARALAARGHDVAALSPDVTGGDARSSPGRSVAATRRAIRLWDLRTAGATTVDWDVDDPLGIALERSLRSLL; translated from the coding sequence GTGACTCGCACCCGCGTCCCGCGGTTCCGCGGCGCGCTCGCCGGGACGCTCCTGTTGACGACGCTCGGCCTGCTCTACGCCGAGGCGCGACTGTTCGCGGCCGCGGCGGTGCCGCTGGCCTACGTCGCCGTCGGCGCGCTCTCGTCGCTCTCGGGCGCGACCGAACCCGAGGTGACGAGGGCGTTCGACCCCGCAAGTCCGCCGCCGGGCGGCGAGGTCGAGGTGACGCTGACGGTCCACAATCCGGGCGAGTCGGCGCTCGCGGACGTGCGAATCGTGGACGGCGTGCCCGACGAGTTGGCGGTCAGTTCGGGGTCGCCGCGGGCCGCGGTCGCGCTCCGCCCCGGCGAGGAGGCGACCGTCTCGTACTCCGTGGTCGCCAAGCGCGGCGACTACGAGTTCGGCGACCCGGCCGTTCGAGTCCGAACCGTCAGCGGGACCGACCGCGTGACGACGGCGGTCGAAGCGGACGGCGAGACGACCCTCTCGTGTTCGCGTTCGGTCGCCGACCCGCCGTTCGGCCGGGCGTCGCCGCGGCGCGTCGGGACCCACACCACCGACTCGGGCGGCGAGGGAATCGAGTTCCACTCGACCCGCGAGTACCGGCCCGGCGACCCCATCAGTCGCCTCGACTGGCGGCGGTTCGCCAAGACCGGCGACCTGACCACGGTGCGGTTCCGCGAGGAGCGGGCGGCCCGGACCGTCGTCGTGGTGGACGCCCGGCCGGTCGCCCGGACGACCCCGAGCGCGGGCTACCCCAACGGCGCGGCGCTCTCGGCCTACGCCGCCGAACGGCTCTACGACGCGCTGACGGGCGCGAACGTGGCGACCAGCGTCACCGCGGTCGGACTCGGCGAGGACGACCTCGAAGGCGGTCTGCCGCCCGACGACCTGCCGTGGGCCGACTCCGACGGCGCGGGGAGCGCCCGCCTCGTCTTCGACGCGGTGGGTCGCGCGGCCGACCGCGACGACCCCGATTCCGTGCCGACCGACGGGACGAGTCCGGTCACCGCTACCGCCGCGGCCGCGGCGGACGGCGGAGTCCCCGACGGGAGTTCCGACCCGGCCGACGCGATGACTCGGCGACTGCTCGCGCGCCTGCCGGGCGACGCGCAGGTCGTCGTCGTCTCGCCCGTGCTGGACGACTGGCCGGAGTCGCTGGCCCGCGCACTGGCGGCCCGCGGCCACGACGTTGCCGCGCTGAGTCCCGACGTGACCGGGGGAGACGCCAGGTCGTCGCCCGGCCGGTCGGTCGCCGCGACGCGGCGCGCGATTCGCCTTTGGGACCTCCGGACCGCCGGGGCGACGACCGTCGATTGGGACGTGGACGACCCGCTCGGAATCGCGCTGGAACGCTCGCTACGGAGCCTGCTCTGA
- a CDS encoding ABC transporter permease: MGKRLTVAKRELASLRSEKTIVLAILIQLFIAAFSSFLAVGLVSLYDPGSVSNQFVVEFGVTGEAREDIVPVIEERDGWRAIEYGEEAAALRDFNGGEVHAVLAVSRTDSGRAQVRATAPDGNVRTTLVVTQIKGVLEAFERSERDRLSSRLERQPVELPPDASSSPYFGFTYTVLLPLLTFLPVFVSGSIAVDAIAEEYDRGTLELLRVTPLTGTDIVDGKLLAMGSLAPVQAGAWLAILSLRGTAISNPFEILLLVTGFSVGVVTMGATAALAFRERKQAQFLFSMGVLVVFSSTYLLPESPANAVAKLAIGSPTQTTHLSVVAYLVVSLVAFVGLRRAVEKRGLGE; this comes from the coding sequence TTGGGTAAGCGCCTGACGGTCGCCAAGCGCGAACTCGCGTCGCTCCGGAGCGAGAAGACCATCGTGCTGGCCATCCTCATCCAGTTGTTCATCGCCGCGTTCTCGTCGTTCCTCGCGGTGGGGCTGGTCTCGCTGTACGACCCCGGTTCGGTCTCGAACCAGTTCGTCGTGGAGTTCGGCGTCACGGGCGAGGCCCGCGAGGATATCGTTCCCGTCATCGAGGAGCGCGACGGCTGGCGCGCCATCGAGTACGGCGAGGAGGCCGCGGCGCTCCGGGACTTCAACGGGGGTGAGGTTCACGCCGTCCTCGCGGTCTCTCGGACGGACAGCGGCCGGGCGCAGGTCCGGGCGACCGCGCCCGACGGCAACGTCCGGACGACGCTCGTCGTGACCCAAATCAAGGGCGTGCTGGAGGCGTTCGAGCGGAGCGAGCGCGACCGACTCAGTTCCCGCTTGGAGCGCCAACCGGTCGAACTGCCGCCCGACGCCTCCTCCAGCCCCTACTTCGGGTTCACCTACACGGTGTTGCTCCCGCTTCTGACCTTCCTGCCGGTGTTCGTCAGCGGGTCCATCGCGGTGGACGCCATCGCCGAGGAGTACGACCGCGGGACCCTCGAACTCCTCCGGGTGACGCCCCTGACCGGGACCGACATCGTGGACGGGAAGCTACTGGCGATGGGAAGCCTCGCGCCCGTGCAGGCAGGCGCGTGGCTGGCAATCCTGTCGCTTCGCGGGACCGCGATTTCGAACCCCTTCGAGATTCTGTTGCTCGTGACGGGCTTCTCGGTCGGCGTCGTCACGATGGGCGCGACCGCGGCGCTGGCGTTCCGCGAGCGCAAGCAGGCCCAGTTCCTCTTCTCGATGGGCGTGCTGGTCGTGTTTAGCTCGACGTATCTCCTGCCGGAGTCGCCCGCGAACGCGGTGGCGAAACTGGCTATCGGGAGTCCGACACAGACGACCCACCTCTCGGTCGTCGCCTATCTGGTCGTCTCGCTGGTCGCGTTCGTCGGACTTCGGCGCGCGGTCGAAAAGCGGGGTCTCGGCGAGTAG
- a CDS encoding DUF7269 family protein: MRVRALGALGALATLLAAAVVVAPGLADRLSAVVSVLESRDPQRLLLVLGSVVGAYAAWAARGGRPDRAPTDGPAARFDATDDRPQQVSAADRARTGETFDASVADACDGDERALDAVQSTLADTAASAHARAADRGPEQAELAVATGAWTGDQTAAAFLAGESGPSFSLASRLRAWLDPAAERRRRIERTVGEIERVLGDKSDAEGDSVRGGPADDSADTAGGNS, from the coding sequence ATGCGCGTTCGCGCTCTGGGCGCGCTCGGCGCGCTGGCCACGCTCCTCGCGGCCGCGGTGGTCGTCGCGCCCGGTCTCGCCGACCGCCTCTCGGCGGTCGTCTCGGTCCTCGAATCCCGAGACCCTCAGCGACTCCTGCTCGTCCTCGGGTCGGTCGTCGGCGCGTACGCGGCGTGGGCCGCCCGCGGCGGGCGACCGGACCGCGCGCCGACCGACGGCCCGGCCGCCAGATTCGACGCGACGGACGACCGGCCCCAGCAGGTGAGCGCCGCCGACCGCGCCCGAACCGGCGAGACGTTCGACGCGAGCGTCGCCGACGCCTGCGACGGCGACGAGCGCGCGCTCGATGCAGTCCAATCGACCCTCGCGGACACCGCCGCGAGCGCCCACGCTCGCGCGGCCGACCGCGGTCCAGAGCAGGCCGAGTTGGCGGTCGCAACCGGCGCGTGGACCGGCGACCAGACCGCCGCGGCGTTCCTCGCCGGGGAGTCGGGACCCTCCTTCTCGCTCGCCTCGCGCCTGCGGGCGTGGCTCGACCCGGCCGCCGAGCGACGGCGGCGAATCGAGCGCACGGTCGGGGAAATCGAGCGCGTCCTCGGCGACAAATCGGACGCGGAGGGTGATTCGGTGAGGGGTGGCCCAGCCGACGACTCGGCCGACACCGCGGGAGGGAACTCGTGA
- a CDS encoding outer membrane protein assembly factor BamB family protein — protein sequence MSELNRRQLLAGLGTAAVGVGGYRWWNGDNCPDRRDPEWTLSGERWSPPVTTDGSVYVSEQFGTTDDDLVSRVASLEQYDGEPNWVFTVSGGGAGVPLVADETVYVGTGGDLVYALDRRTGRVEWRYDADGRETYGGGAWGQPAKTDGLVLVGVSHSEEGDAMPSDDETYTHRVVALDADTGEEVWAQEVDEMVWTGPVAVGDTVVTATEAGEVYGFAADNGTRRWRTGVGETVNQSIFADGDTVHVASGKGEIAALAAESGAERWTTSLSSSVISFSHDDANLFVGTHSGSVVAVSQDDGSERWRSAGEEGISGLDSDGSVAYAIDYRGYVRVLDAETGERRDLFRVPEKRGEDLCGWSPTYERRVGLVAGDDDLFVSGPWVRQVPRYRE from the coding sequence ATGAGCGAGTTGAACCGCCGCCAATTGCTCGCTGGACTCGGCACCGCGGCCGTCGGCGTCGGCGGCTATCGCTGGTGGAACGGCGATAACTGCCCCGACCGCAGAGACCCCGAGTGGACTCTCAGCGGCGAACGCTGGTCTCCGCCCGTCACTACCGATGGTTCCGTCTACGTCTCGGAGCAGTTCGGCACCACGGATGACGACCTCGTCTCTCGCGTCGCGTCGCTGGAGCAGTACGACGGCGAACCGAACTGGGTCTTCACCGTGTCCGGTGGCGGTGCCGGGGTACCGCTCGTCGCCGACGAGACGGTCTACGTCGGAACCGGCGGGGACTTGGTGTACGCGCTCGACCGGCGGACCGGACGCGTCGAGTGGCGCTACGACGCTGACGGCCGCGAGACCTACGGCGGCGGCGCGTGGGGCCAACCGGCCAAGACCGACGGACTCGTGCTGGTCGGCGTCTCGCACTCCGAAGAGGGGGACGCGATGCCGAGCGACGACGAGACCTACACCCACCGAGTCGTCGCGCTCGACGCCGACACCGGCGAAGAGGTCTGGGCGCAGGAGGTAGACGAAATGGTCTGGACCGGTCCCGTCGCAGTCGGTGATACCGTCGTTACGGCGACGGAAGCCGGGGAGGTCTACGGATTCGCGGCCGACAACGGAACTCGACGCTGGCGGACCGGGGTCGGCGAGACGGTGAACCAGTCGATTTTCGCCGACGGCGATACGGTCCACGTCGCCAGCGGGAAGGGAGAAATCGCGGCGCTCGCCGCAGAATCGGGCGCGGAGCGGTGGACCACCTCGCTGTCGAGTTCCGTCATTTCGTTCTCGCACGACGACGCGAACCTCTTTGTCGGGACCCATTCGGGGAGCGTCGTCGCCGTCTCGCAGGACGACGGGAGCGAACGCTGGCGCTCCGCGGGCGAGGAGGGAATCTCCGGTCTCGATTCCGACGGGTCGGTCGCGTACGCCATCGACTACAGGGGGTACGTCCGAGTTCTCGACGCCGAGACGGGCGAGCGCCGAGACCTGTTCCGGGTCCCCGAGAAGCGAGGAGAGGACCTGTGCGGTTGGAGTCCGACCTACGAGCGGCGAGTCGGTCTCGTCGCTGGCGACGACGACCTGTTCGTCTCTGGGCCGTGGGTCAGAC
- a CDS encoding ABC transporter permease subunit encodes MKLRKTLRIARWEISKNAGQLDRRTVAVGLVVLLAVGALTPLVASEGVTLNDGIYRVGVSQDNPYYAPVQNDSTFVAVEPRDEGSDLFFCTESTPNCEPGDIRADNTDKGRAAVAELRKSVGRYNDRLMADESDSVAAFPVSVSVSYEQQDGLQVGGSGSSDEARRTTREGEKRLGGGSGESGGDGDSGGSGTDSSDSGSGASDGPVGAPSVGSGGGSLFGGNAQGDTPSGIAPPFPFESLVLAFAFVLPMNFVIQAYASTILDERVNERGELLLVSPVSRGDIIAGKTLPYFAGMVAIASLTAVGIAVLTPAAAGALAVASTAAKSVSAVVPIALLFLSAAFVGGMFARSFKELTFVTVTLSVFLTSYAFVPAIFTNVHPVAAISPLTLVVKALRGTAFTLGEYAFSTGPLYLSSGALFALGAGVYREEDMFTQRSVPLKFLDALDGQISGRRSIAKLSALSIPFVFVGELLAVALLFALPVSLSMPVLLVAIAAVEEFAKSIHIYAGFAHSRFERTLRSAGILGFLSGLGFFLGEKATAVAQLVGLPDLELGRAAFGTVTGLGIETSPLLLIGLLFAPLALHTVTTTITAAGATRDRNWYAGTLVTATLLHAAYNLTVVSYIG; translated from the coding sequence GTGAAGCTACGCAAGACCCTGCGCATCGCGCGCTGGGAAATCTCGAAGAACGCGGGGCAACTCGACCGCCGGACGGTCGCGGTCGGTCTCGTCGTCCTGCTCGCGGTGGGTGCGCTGACCCCGCTGGTCGCCAGCGAGGGCGTCACCCTGAACGACGGCATCTACCGCGTCGGCGTCTCGCAGGACAACCCGTACTACGCCCCCGTGCAGAACGACTCGACGTTCGTCGCGGTCGAACCCAGAGACGAGGGGTCGGACCTGTTCTTCTGCACGGAATCGACGCCGAACTGCGAACCCGGCGATATTCGCGCCGACAACACCGACAAGGGGAGGGCCGCGGTCGCGGAACTCCGGAAGTCGGTCGGCCGGTACAACGACCGCCTGATGGCCGACGAGTCCGACAGCGTCGCGGCGTTCCCCGTCTCCGTTTCGGTCAGTTACGAGCAACAGGACGGCCTACAGGTCGGTGGCTCAGGGTCGTCCGACGAGGCCCGCCGGACCACCCGCGAGGGCGAGAAGCGTCTCGGCGGCGGAAGCGGCGAAAGCGGCGGGGATGGCGACTCCGGCGGGTCGGGAACCGACTCGTCGGACTCCGGGTCGGGCGCGAGCGACGGTCCGGTCGGCGCGCCCTCGGTCGGTAGCGGCGGCGGGTCGCTGTTCGGCGGAAACGCGCAGGGCGACACGCCCTCGGGCATCGCGCCGCCGTTCCCCTTCGAGTCGCTGGTGCTGGCGTTCGCGTTCGTCCTGCCGATGAACTTCGTGATTCAGGCGTACGCCTCCACGATTCTCGACGAGCGAGTCAACGAGCGCGGCGAACTCCTGCTGGTCTCGCCGGTCTCGCGCGGCGACATCATCGCGGGCAAGACCCTGCCGTACTTCGCGGGGATGGTCGCCATCGCCTCGCTGACGGCGGTCGGTATCGCGGTCCTGACCCCCGCCGCGGCGGGCGCGCTCGCGGTCGCTTCGACCGCGGCGAAGTCGGTCTCCGCGGTGGTTCCCATCGCGTTGCTCTTCCTCTCGGCGGCGTTCGTCGGCGGGATGTTCGCGCGGTCGTTCAAGGAACTCACGTTCGTCACGGTGACCCTGTCGGTGTTCCTGACCTCCTACGCGTTCGTCCCCGCGATTTTCACGAACGTCCACCCGGTCGCGGCCATCTCGCCGCTCACGCTCGTCGTGAAGGCTCTGCGCGGGACCGCCTTCACGCTGGGCGAGTACGCCTTCTCGACGGGACCGCTCTACCTCTCGTCGGGCGCGCTGTTCGCGCTCGGCGCGGGCGTCTACCGCGAGGAGGACATGTTCACCCAGCGGTCGGTCCCGCTGAAGTTCCTCGACGCGCTCGACGGCCAGATTTCGGGGCGGCGCTCGATTGCGAAACTGAGCGCGCTCTCGATTCCGTTCGTCTTCGTCGGCGAACTGCTCGCGGTCGCGCTCCTCTTTGCGCTTCCGGTGTCGCTGTCGATGCCGGTCTTGCTCGTCGCCATCGCGGCCGTCGAGGAGTTCGCCAAGAGCATCCACATCTACGCCGGGTTCGCCCACTCGCGGTTCGAGCGGACGCTCCGCTCGGCCGGTATTCTCGGGTTCCTGTCGGGACTGGGCTTCTTCCTCGGCGAGAAGGCGACCGCCGTCGCCCAACTGGTCGGTCTGCCGGACCTCGAACTCGGCCGGGCCGCGTTCGGCACCGTGACGGGGTTGGGCATCGAGACCTCGCCGCTCTTGCTGATCGGTCTGCTATTCGCGCCGCTGGCGCTTCACACCGTCACGACGACGATTACGGCCGCGGGCGCGACGCGGGACCGCAACTGGTACGCCGGGACGCTCGTTACGGCGACGTTGCTTCACGCTGCCTACAACCTAACGGTGGTGAGTTACATTGGGTAA